In a genomic window of Nodosilinea sp. E11:
- a CDS encoding 16S rRNA (cytosine(967)-C(5))-methyltransferase, which yields MTSRAAAPSRASSGARQLALNVLLQVQAGAYADVALHRTLAQGALGESDSSRERFAESALATELVYGTVRRQRTLDALIDQLGTRPADKQPPVLRLVLHLGLYQLRYLTAVPASAAVNTSVDLAKANGLGKLSGVVNGLLRQYIRQSEQGIDPLQLPERPVAALGLRHSYPDWLVALWLDQLSFEETDQLCQWFNQVPTIDLRVNRQAATVESVTMAFEAAGIAVEPLPGLPFGLRLVRHQGAIADLPGYSNGWWSVQDASAQLAGQLLDPQPGETVLDVCAAPGGKATQMAEMVGHEGKVWACDRAPSRLKKTTANARRLGLTNLQTHAGDSTNLAQFHRQADRVLVDAPCSGLGTLHRHADARWRQTPDSIATLANLQRALLAEAARCVKPGGTLVYATCTLHPAENEAVIESFCQANPAWQVQPPPSGFGDGLEVADSGWVRVWPHRQNMDGFFMVRLQEAP from the coding sequence ATGACCTCTCGGGCTGCTGCACCGTCTAGGGCTTCTTCTGGAGCTCGGCAACTGGCGCTGAATGTGCTGCTTCAGGTGCAGGCGGGGGCCTATGCCGATGTGGCTCTACACCGCACTCTCGCCCAGGGTGCCCTGGGCGAGAGTGATTCTAGCCGAGAACGCTTCGCGGAGAGTGCCCTGGCCACCGAGTTGGTCTACGGCACCGTTCGTCGTCAGCGCACCCTAGATGCTCTGATCGATCAGCTGGGCACCCGCCCCGCCGACAAACAGCCCCCGGTGCTGCGTCTTGTGCTGCACCTGGGGCTGTATCAGTTGCGCTACCTTACCGCTGTGCCCGCTTCGGCGGCGGTGAATACCAGCGTTGACCTAGCTAAGGCCAATGGCTTAGGTAAGCTGTCTGGGGTGGTGAATGGCCTGCTGCGCCAGTACATCCGTCAATCTGAGCAGGGCATCGATCCCCTTCAACTGCCGGAGCGTCCTGTGGCGGCCTTGGGGCTACGCCACAGCTACCCCGACTGGCTGGTAGCCCTCTGGCTTGACCAGCTGAGCTTTGAAGAAACTGATCAGCTTTGCCAGTGGTTCAACCAAGTCCCCACGATCGATCTTAGGGTGAACCGCCAGGCCGCTACGGTGGAGTCGGTAACTATGGCCTTTGAGGCCGCTGGTATTGCCGTAGAGCCGTTGCCTGGCCTGCCTTTTGGGCTGCGTCTAGTACGTCACCAGGGGGCGATCGCCGATCTGCCGGGCTACAGCAATGGCTGGTGGAGCGTGCAGGATGCCAGCGCCCAGCTAGCGGGGCAACTCCTCGACCCTCAGCCGGGGGAGACGGTACTGGACGTATGCGCGGCACCGGGAGGCAAGGCCACCCAAATGGCGGAAATGGTAGGACATGAGGGTAAGGTTTGGGCCTGCGATCGCGCCCCCTCCCGCCTGAAAAAAACCACGGCCAACGCCCGCCGACTCGGCCTCACCAACCTTCAGACCCACGCGGGCGACAGCACCAATCTGGCGCAGTTTCACCGCCAGGCCGACCGGGTACTGGTGGATGCCCCTTGTTCAGGTCTAGGCACCCTCCATCGCCATGCCGACGCTCGCTGGCGGCAAACTCCAGACAGCATCGCGACTCTGGCCAACCTGCAAAGGGCTTTGCTGGCCGAAGCTGCTCGCTGCGTAAAACCCGGCGGCACCCTAGTCTATGCCACCTGCACTCTGCACCCTGCCGAGAATGAGGCGGTGATCGAATCGTTTTGCCAAGCCAACCCTGCCTGGCAGGTGCAGCCGCCACCCTCCGGCTTTGGGGACGGATTGGAGGTTGCTGACTCAGGCTGGGTGCGCGTCTGGCCCCACCGCCAAAATATGGATGGGTTTTTTATGGTAAGGCTTCAAGAAGCCCCCTAG
- a CDS encoding agmatinase family protein: MTTSTANLHNFDPSGVGLDNGNLYGLPCDYDTAGIIVFGVPWEVTVSYHQGTAQGPRRVLEASPQLDLYDRDNPEGWRQGIYMPPLPEHLLELNQQVRETANRVIQATEEGVAIASQPLLQADLDNVNHACEQMTGWLYAQTAAALDAGKRVGVIGGDHSVPLGYLQALAERHADFGVLHIDAHADLRQAYQGFRYSHASIMYNLLGLPQMSKLVQVGIRDICHDEVALIKHSGGRIVTHYDAVVKENTYRGIPWMQQCEAMVAALPEKVYISFDADGLDPKLCPSTGTPVPGGLELEEVFCLLRQVIRSGRQIIGFDLCEVGDGEWDGNVGARAVYKLCCLMGLLNSAAL, translated from the coding sequence ATGACCACCTCAACTGCCAATCTGCACAACTTTGACCCCAGCGGTGTGGGCCTCGACAACGGCAACCTCTACGGCTTGCCCTGCGACTACGACACCGCAGGCATTATTGTCTTTGGGGTGCCCTGGGAAGTGACAGTGTCGTACCACCAGGGCACTGCCCAGGGGCCAAGGCGGGTGCTAGAGGCCTCGCCCCAACTCGACCTGTACGATCGCGACAATCCCGAGGGCTGGCGACAGGGCATCTATATGCCACCCCTACCCGAGCACTTGCTTGAGCTCAACCAACAGGTGCGCGAGACGGCCAACCGGGTGATTCAGGCGACGGAGGAGGGAGTGGCGATCGCATCTCAGCCCCTCCTTCAAGCCGATTTAGACAACGTCAACCACGCCTGCGAGCAGATGACCGGCTGGCTCTACGCCCAAACCGCCGCCGCCCTCGACGCTGGCAAGCGGGTGGGGGTGATCGGTGGCGACCACAGCGTGCCGCTGGGCTACCTGCAAGCCCTGGCCGAGCGCCACGCCGACTTTGGCGTGCTGCACATCGATGCCCACGCCGACCTGCGCCAGGCCTACCAGGGCTTTCGCTACTCCCACGCCTCGATTATGTATAACCTGCTGGGGTTGCCCCAGATGAGCAAACTGGTGCAGGTGGGCATTCGCGACATTTGCCACGACGAGGTGGCGTTGATTAAGCATTCGGGTGGCCGCATTGTCACCCACTACGACGCAGTGGTCAAAGAAAACACCTACCGGGGCATTCCCTGGATGCAGCAGTGCGAGGCGATGGTGGCAGCGCTACCGGAGAAGGTCTACATCAGCTTTGACGCCGATGGCCTCGACCCCAAACTCTGCCCCAGCACTGGCACCCCGGTACCGGGCGGGCTGGAGCTAGAAGAGGTGTTTTGCCTGCTGCGCCAGGTCATCCGCAGCGGGCGGCAGATTATTGGCTTTGACCTCTGTGAGGTGGGCGATGGCGAGTGGGATGGCAACGTGGGGGCCAGGGCGGTCTACAAGCTGTGCTGTTTAATGGGGCTACTCAATTCGGCTGCTCTTTGA
- the petN gene encoding cytochrome b6-f complex subunit PetN: protein MDILSFGWVSLLVVFTFSLSMVVWGRNGF from the coding sequence ATGGATATTCTGTCCTTCGGCTGGGTTTCACTACTGGTCGTCTTCACCTTCTCTCTGTCGATGGTAGTTTGGGGTCGCAACGGGTTCTAA
- a CDS encoding PIN domain-containing protein gives MTSDVVKPNSCFVDSNIWLYAFNRRQDEAKHQVSKAIVADPGLLVSTQVINEVCKNLLQKASFSETQISKVVIAFYKRCQVTHLFKATLLQASALRVRYQLSFWDSLICAAALDAEATILYSEDMQNGLKIENRLTVTNPFS, from the coding sequence ATGACCAGTGATGTAGTAAAGCCAAACAGCTGCTTTGTCGATTCCAACATCTGGCTCTACGCTTTCAATCGTCGGCAAGATGAAGCCAAGCACCAAGTTTCAAAAGCTATTGTTGCGGATCCAGGCTTGTTAGTCAGCACCCAGGTAATCAACGAAGTCTGTAAAAATTTGCTCCAAAAAGCCAGCTTTAGCGAAACTCAAATTTCGAAGGTCGTTATAGCGTTCTACAAGCGTTGTCAGGTAACGCATCTATTTAAAGCAACTTTGCTCCAGGCCTCGGCTTTACGAGTCCGATACCAGCTTTCCTTTTGGGATAGCTTGATCTGCGCTGCTGCACTAGATGCTGAGGCAACTATTCTCTATAGCGAAGATATGCAGAATGGACTGAAGATCGAGAATCGCCTTACAGTCACCAATCCATTTAGCTAA
- the glgP gene encoding alpha-glucan family phosphorylase produces the protein MTSVLRLKAKLPTPLTALADLAYNYWWIWTEERVSLFSVLDPVRWQACNYNPVALLEAVSDERLWQVAEDPHYLNRLRQLTHEFETYCRDGSKGVALDPGKPWASPGASQLSLDRPVAYFCIEFGLHESLPVYAGGLGVLAGDSLKSASDLGVPMVGVGLLYRQGYFHQHLNRSGWQEEHYTHCEVNHLPMELVRDEFGQPVTVKLDIRQRTVRVQVWRVQVGRSQLYLLDTDRSDNDSLDRRITSHLYGGNAETRLAQALVLGIGGVRMLHALDIEPMVYHLNASHGAFALLEVTHREMRHSDGDFDAIADRVRQHSVFTTHSPVSAASNVFSADLIESFLGGYWPQLGLSREDFLALGNRRPDDPWDLFSMTVLALRLSGKANGVSQRHGELCREMWQALYPDCALSEVPIGSITNGVHARTWTAPLMMDLYRQHLGEDWSTKIADPDLWAGVEQIPDEQLWQRHRLLKERLIAYTRSRVRAARHSRGEATDEIAAVDRLLDPAVLTLGFGRRFSPYKRGELLFSDLHRAIRILAHSRRPIQIIFAGKANPADEEGKRIIQRLMEWCRHPALRDRVAFIEDYDMAVAKLLVAGVDLWLNHPRRPEASGTSGQKVALNGGLNCGTLDGWWTEGYQPGGAGRAANGWVIGKANPTEDPDSQNHQDADSLYDLLEHQIAPLYYQRDGEGAGGLPRQWIAMMKASIRSCAPYYNSDRMVAEYFTQMYAPSAAPAAFSATL, from the coding sequence ATGACTTCTGTACTGCGCCTCAAGGCAAAACTTCCGACCCCTCTGACGGCCCTGGCCGACTTGGCCTACAACTACTGGTGGATTTGGACAGAGGAACGGGTGTCGTTATTTAGCGTGCTGGACCCGGTGCGGTGGCAGGCCTGTAACTATAATCCCGTTGCGCTGCTTGAGGCAGTCTCCGACGAGCGGCTATGGCAGGTGGCCGAAGATCCCCACTACTTAAATCGGCTGCGCCAGCTCACCCACGAGTTTGAGACCTACTGCCGCGACGGATCGAAAGGCGTGGCTCTAGACCCCGGCAAACCCTGGGCTAGCCCAGGGGCTTCCCAACTCAGCCTTGATCGCCCGGTGGCCTACTTTTGCATTGAGTTTGGCCTGCACGAGTCGCTACCGGTCTACGCTGGTGGGCTGGGGGTGCTAGCGGGCGACAGCCTGAAGTCGGCCTCTGATCTGGGAGTCCCGATGGTGGGAGTGGGGCTGCTCTACCGCCAGGGCTATTTTCATCAACACCTCAACCGCAGCGGCTGGCAAGAAGAGCACTACACCCACTGCGAGGTCAACCACCTGCCTATGGAGCTGGTGCGGGACGAGTTTGGTCAGCCGGTGACGGTTAAGCTTGACATTCGCCAGCGCACGGTGAGGGTGCAGGTGTGGCGAGTGCAGGTGGGGCGATCGCAGCTCTACCTACTCGACACCGACCGCAGCGACAACGACTCCCTCGATCGCCGCATCACCAGCCACCTCTATGGCGGCAATGCCGAAACTCGATTGGCCCAGGCCCTGGTGCTGGGTATTGGGGGGGTGCGCATGCTCCACGCCCTCGACATTGAGCCGATGGTGTACCACCTCAACGCCAGCCACGGGGCCTTTGCCCTGCTGGAGGTGACCCACCGCGAAATGCGCCACAGCGATGGCGACTTTGATGCGATCGCCGACCGGGTGCGCCAGCACAGCGTGTTTACGACCCATTCTCCCGTGTCGGCGGCCAGCAACGTGTTCTCGGCTGACCTGATCGAGTCATTTTTGGGCGGCTACTGGCCCCAGCTCGGCCTCTCGCGGGAAGATTTTTTGGCCCTGGGCAACCGCCGCCCCGATGACCCGTGGGATCTGTTTTCGATGACGGTGTTGGCCCTGCGTCTGAGCGGCAAGGCCAACGGGGTCAGCCAGCGCCACGGCGAACTTTGCCGCGAGATGTGGCAGGCCCTCTACCCCGACTGCGCCCTATCGGAGGTGCCCATTGGCTCGATTACCAACGGAGTTCACGCCCGCACCTGGACTGCGCCGCTGATGATGGATCTCTACCGTCAGCACCTGGGCGAAGACTGGTCCACCAAAATTGCCGACCCCGACCTCTGGGCCGGGGTGGAGCAGATCCCTGACGAGCAACTCTGGCAGCGCCATCGGCTGCTCAAAGAACGGCTGATCGCCTATACCCGCTCACGGGTGCGGGCCGCCCGTCATAGCCGGGGCGAAGCGACCGACGAAATTGCTGCCGTCGATCGCCTGCTCGACCCGGCGGTGCTCACGTTAGGCTTTGGTCGGCGCTTTAGCCCCTACAAACGGGGCGAGCTGCTCTTTAGCGACCTCCACCGGGCGATTCGAATTTTGGCCCACTCCCGCCGACCGATTCAGATTATTTTTGCGGGCAAAGCCAACCCGGCTGACGAGGAGGGCAAGCGCATCATTCAGCGGCTGATGGAATGGTGCCGCCACCCGGCCCTGCGCGATCGCGTCGCCTTTATCGAAGACTACGATATGGCCGTGGCCAAGCTGCTGGTGGCCGGCGTCGATCTGTGGCTCAACCATCCCCGTCGTCCCGAGGCCTCGGGCACCAGCGGTCAGAAGGTGGCCCTCAACGGCGGGCTCAACTGCGGCACCCTCGACGGTTGGTGGACCGAGGGCTACCAACCAGGGGGGGCAGGCCGGGCCGCCAACGGCTGGGTGATTGGCAAGGCCAACCCGACAGAAGACCCCGACAGCCAAAACCACCAAGATGCCGACTCCCTCTACGACCTACTGGAACATCAGATTGCGCCGCTGTATTACCAGCGCGATGGCGAGGGTGCCGGTGGTCTACCTCGCCAGTGGATTGCCATGATGAAGGCCTCTATCCGCTCCTGCGCGCCCTACTACAATAGCGATCGCATGGTGGCTGAATACTTCACCCAGATGTATGCGCCCAGTGCTGCACCCGCCGCGTTCAGTGCGACGCTATGA
- a CDS encoding YcbK family protein → MNQVLRVNQATVFVLRPEPPSQLAANEQVAIAAGSTYPLQSYAYADIDGGFNGHIRVALRDRTLGPGLNTWFVPSRDAQVEADGVVVYPHEDQASMPVLWINIGTLLKRRPLDSTLLNPGETVAVPRGQTYRLHSYAFADSQGNFNNHIKFAIRDTEDFVNGLSTWFVFTPHAFVTLDNEVVFPRPDPNAFMLRVTANTLFKRRPVDSSQLAANERVAAPPGTLLVISAYAFANAQGSFNGHIRFTIKYVKDDINGLNTWYVFQGHARVERAGVVVYPQPGPPTPPPPPPTPPLPPQYVGRPFRLPGNTSTFYTDQPIIPGGNFTWGEATRDATRIPETQAIVNNIIGLARALQTARNRLNRPFVITSWYRPPAINAAVGGASQSQHLFGRAADIQVQGLSGRQVANALMLSWPGGMGIYSNIPNIIHLDTGPKRTWGF, encoded by the coding sequence GTGAATCAAGTTTTGCGCGTTAACCAGGCCACAGTATTTGTACTTAGACCAGAGCCGCCGTCTCAACTAGCCGCCAACGAACAGGTGGCGATCGCCGCAGGCAGCACCTACCCGCTGCAATCCTACGCCTACGCCGATATTGACGGCGGCTTCAACGGTCATATCAGAGTAGCCCTGCGCGATCGCACCCTAGGGCCAGGCCTCAACACCTGGTTCGTTCCCAGTCGAGATGCCCAGGTCGAGGCCGATGGCGTTGTGGTCTATCCCCACGAAGACCAGGCGAGCATGCCCGTCCTCTGGATCAATATTGGCACGCTGCTGAAGCGCCGCCCCCTCGACTCCACCCTGCTCAACCCTGGTGAAACGGTAGCGGTGCCCCGAGGACAAACCTACCGCCTGCACTCCTACGCCTTTGCCGATAGCCAGGGCAACTTTAACAACCACATTAAGTTTGCCATTCGCGACACTGAAGATTTTGTCAACGGCCTCAGCACCTGGTTTGTATTTACCCCCCACGCCTTTGTCACCCTCGACAACGAGGTGGTGTTTCCCCGCCCCGACCCCAATGCCTTTATGCTGCGGGTAACCGCCAACACCCTGTTCAAGCGTCGCCCGGTTGATAGTAGCCAGCTAGCCGCCAACGAGCGAGTCGCCGCACCGCCCGGCACCCTGCTGGTGATCAGCGCCTACGCCTTTGCCAATGCCCAGGGCTCATTCAACGGGCATATCCGCTTTACGATTAAGTATGTCAAAGATGACATCAATGGGTTGAACACCTGGTACGTATTTCAAGGGCATGCCCGCGTCGAACGGGCCGGGGTAGTCGTATATCCGCAGCCAGGACCACCAACCCCGCCACCGCCACCGCCAACCCCGCCGCTGCCGCCCCAGTATGTGGGCCGGCCCTTTCGCCTCCCGGGCAACACCTCAACCTTTTATACCGATCAACCCATTATTCCCGGCGGCAATTTCACCTGGGGTGAAGCCACCCGCGACGCCACCCGCATTCCAGAAACCCAAGCCATCGTCAACAACATCATTGGCCTAGCCCGGGCGCTGCAAACAGCCCGAAATCGGCTCAACCGCCCCTTTGTAATTACCTCCTGGTATCGCCCGCCCGCAATCAATGCGGCGGTAGGGGGCGCATCCCAGAGTCAGCACTTGTTTGGTCGCGCCGCCGACATTCAGGTGCAAGGGCTCAGCGGTCGCCAGGTGGCTAACGCGCTGATGCTGAGCTGGCCGGGGGGCATGGGCATCTACAGCAATATCCCCAACATTATTCACCTTGATACTGGCCCCAAACGCACCTGGGGCTTTTAG